Proteins encoded within one genomic window of Pararhizobium capsulatum DSM 1112:
- a CDS encoding branched-chain amino acid ABC transporter permease has product MQYFVQQLVNGLTLGSIYGMIAIGYTMVYGIIGMINFAHGDIFMLGGFAALIVFLALTSLFAGVPVVLALLVMMLVAMLTAALWNWTIEKVAYRPLRGSFRLAPLITAIGVSIALSNFIQVTQGPRNKPIPPLVSSVYDVFGISISLKQIIIIVVTAVLLTIFWYIVNKTPLGRAQRATEQDRKMAALLGVDVDRTISVTFVMGAALAAVAGTMYLMYYGVVVFTDGFTPGVKAFTAAVLGGIGSLPGAVLGGLLIGLIESLWSAYFSIDYKDVATFSILAIVLIFKPSGILGRPEVEKV; this is encoded by the coding sequence ATGCAGTACTTTGTACAGCAGCTCGTGAACGGGCTGACTCTGGGCTCTATTTACGGCATGATCGCCATTGGTTACACAATGGTTTACGGCATTATCGGCATGATCAATTTCGCCCACGGCGATATCTTCATGCTGGGTGGCTTTGCTGCTCTGATCGTGTTTCTCGCATTGACGAGCCTTTTCGCCGGCGTTCCTGTCGTGCTTGCGCTTCTCGTGATGATGCTCGTTGCCATGCTGACGGCGGCGCTCTGGAACTGGACCATCGAGAAGGTTGCCTATCGGCCCTTGCGCGGTTCGTTCCGTCTTGCGCCGCTGATCACGGCCATCGGCGTGTCGATCGCGCTGTCCAACTTCATCCAGGTAACCCAGGGTCCGCGCAACAAGCCGATCCCCCCGCTGGTTTCCTCGGTTTACGACGTCTTCGGCATCTCGATCTCGCTGAAACAGATTATCATCATCGTGGTTACGGCCGTTCTGCTGACGATCTTCTGGTACATCGTCAACAAGACGCCACTTGGTCGCGCCCAGCGTGCCACGGAGCAGGATCGCAAGATGGCGGCTCTGCTCGGCGTCGATGTCGATCGCACGATTTCCGTGACGTTCGTCATGGGGGCAGCACTCGCGGCCGTCGCAGGTACCATGTATCTGATGTATTATGGCGTTGTGGTCTTCACCGACGGTTTCACTCCGGGCGTCAAGGCCTTCACGGCAGCCGTTCTCGGCGGCATCGGATCTCTGCCGGGGGCTGTGCTCGGCGGGCTTCTGATCGGCCTTATCGAGTCGCTCTGGTCGGCCTATTTCAGCATCGACTACAAAGATGTTGCGACATTCTCCATCCTGGCCATCGTTCTGATTTTCAAGCCGTCGGGCATTCTCGGCCGGCCGGAAGTCGAGAAGGTATAA
- a CDS encoding sarcosine oxidase subunit delta → MASLIHCPHCGVRPKEEFTVRGDASVVRPDPEASDEAWHEYVHIRANPRGRTREHWQHVFGCRRFLVVERDTVTHEVYGVSDGSDVARGGGR, encoded by the coding sequence ATGGCAAGCCTTATTCACTGTCCGCATTGCGGCGTCAGGCCGAAGGAAGAGTTCACCGTCAGGGGCGATGCCTCCGTCGTGCGCCCGGACCCGGAAGCATCCGACGAGGCATGGCATGAATACGTCCACATCCGCGCCAATCCCCGCGGTCGCACCCGCGAACACTGGCAGCATGTCTTCGGCTGCCGGCGGTTTCTCGTCGTCGAGCGTGATACCGTTACCCACGAGGTTTATGGGGTGAGCGACGGTTCTGACGTTGCGCGGGGTGGTGGTCGATGA
- a CDS encoding sarcosine oxidase subunit gamma, translating to MPFLSRHPLESKVDSGSSIRAVDHLEIPRSVEIVTVLSRQTDNATVIAGFAPAGDLVMRNVAPGEWLVLSHTDLPDSLQRRLAGLLTDIADVVDQSEGRVLLRLSGPNARRILAKGVAIDLDPSAFAVGQSANLRCGHVAVNFARSGENEFELVVFRSFTESLFEDLLVMGREFDLSYGFSSGLADPV from the coding sequence ATGCCGTTTCTTTCCCGCCATCCGCTCGAAAGCAAGGTCGACTCCGGCTCGTCCATCCGCGCCGTCGATCATCTGGAAATCCCGCGTTCCGTCGAGATCGTGACCGTGTTGTCGCGCCAAACGGATAACGCCACTGTCATTGCGGGCTTTGCCCCTGCCGGTGATCTGGTGATGCGCAATGTTGCACCGGGAGAATGGCTGGTACTCTCGCATACTGATCTGCCGGATAGTCTGCAGCGCCGGCTTGCGGGCCTGCTGACCGATATCGCCGATGTCGTCGACCAGAGCGAGGGCAGGGTGCTTCTCCGGCTCTCGGGGCCGAATGCGAGGCGTATTCTTGCCAAGGGCGTGGCGATCGACCTCGATCCTTCGGCCTTCGCGGTCGGGCAGTCAGCCAACCTGCGCTGCGGCCATGTCGCTGTGAATTTTGCCCGCTCCGGCGAGAACGAATTCGAGCTCGTGGTGTTCAGAAGCTTTACCGAATCCCTGTTCGAAGACCTTCTGGTGATGGGCCGGGAGTTCGATCTGTCTTATGGTTTTTCCAGTGGCCTCGCCGATCCCGTGTGA
- a CDS encoding sarcosine oxidase subunit alpha family protein, with translation MTAYRLPHGGLVERATTLEFRFDGKRFKGHSGDTLASALLANDQLLLARSFKYHRPRGLVTAGPSEANALTTTGRGARTDANSRATVMELYAGLEARSQNRWPSLKHDVGALNNLLSPFLSAGFYYKTFMWPAAFWEKLYEPVIRRAAGLGRAVLERDPETYEKSWTHCDLLIVGSGPTGLSAALTAGRAGLRVVLAEQDFRMGGALLSESTAIGGASAAAFATASLAELATLPNVTLMPRTTVFGWYDDNVFGAVERVQKHVAEPLAKLPVERLWRIAAKRALLATGAEERPLVFGGNDRPGVMTAGAISTYANRFGVAAGKSVAVFTNGNAGYRTAVDLVRCGVGIAAIIDTRRDAPDVEGLKDVRIIRGAGIVDTAGGQRVNSLVFERSGYEEVIACDAIGMSGGSNPVIHLACQRGARPVWSAELDTFLAPDVGAGLSVAGAAAGRYTLSACLVDGAEKARAIAADLGFTAATFDVPSVGEEVDPSFTALWYVLGAKSKAFVDFQNDVHARDLGLALREGFGHIEHAKRYTTNGMATDQGKLSGVNAAGILAGMRGVSPAEVGITTFRPFYTPVSFGALAGTARDMHAAPKRVSPLHGWAERNGAVFVEAGLWYRSSWFPREGEKTWRQATDREVLNVRENVGLCDVSTLGKIEVFGTDAAEFLNRLYCNPILKLPVGKARYGLMLREDGIVYDDGTVSRFGENHFFVTTTTGLAVGVLSHMEYCAQVLWPELDVRFTSVTDQWAQMSIAGPKAREVMQVLVEDDISNAAFPYLSAGAVTLKGGLKARLFRISFSGELAYELAVPAGYGESVADAVMESGKAYGICAYGLEALNVLRLEKGYVTHAEFDGRVTPDDAGFGRMVSAQKPDFIGKRLSTRYGLTAADRMQMVGLKPVEKDEPIRAGAHLLREGAKPSTINDQGYVSSAGFSPTLGHDIALAFLKSGRERYGERIVVWDRLKNEETVAEVCDPVFVDPESTKLKV, from the coding sequence ATGACGGCGTATCGTCTTCCCCATGGGGGCCTTGTCGAGCGCGCGACGACACTCGAATTCCGCTTTGACGGCAAGCGCTTCAAGGGCCATTCCGGCGATACGCTCGCTTCGGCGCTTCTGGCAAACGACCAGCTGCTGCTTGCCCGCAGCTTCAAGTATCACCGTCCCCGCGGGCTGGTGACGGCAGGTCCTTCCGAGGCAAATGCGCTGACGACCACTGGCCGCGGCGCCCGCACGGATGCCAATTCGCGCGCAACCGTCATGGAGCTCTATGCCGGGCTGGAAGCGCGCAGCCAGAACCGCTGGCCGTCGCTGAAGCATGATGTCGGTGCACTGAACAATCTGCTGTCGCCGTTCCTGTCGGCCGGTTTCTACTACAAGACCTTCATGTGGCCGGCAGCATTCTGGGAAAAACTCTACGAGCCGGTGATCCGCCGCGCAGCCGGCCTCGGCCGTGCTGTGCTGGAGCGCGACCCGGAAACCTATGAGAAGTCGTGGACACATTGCGACCTACTGATCGTCGGCTCCGGGCCAACCGGCCTTTCGGCGGCCCTGACGGCCGGCCGTGCTGGCCTGCGCGTCGTGCTGGCCGAGCAGGATTTTCGCATGGGCGGCGCGCTGTTGTCGGAGAGCACGGCGATTGGCGGCGCATCGGCGGCTGCTTTTGCCACGGCGTCGCTTGCGGAACTCGCGACCCTGCCGAACGTGACGTTGATGCCGCGCACCACCGTTTTCGGCTGGTACGACGACAATGTCTTTGGTGCGGTGGAGCGGGTGCAGAAGCATGTCGCCGAGCCGCTTGCCAAGCTGCCGGTGGAGCGTCTTTGGCGCATCGCCGCGAAGCGGGCGCTACTTGCAACCGGGGCCGAGGAGCGGCCGCTGGTTTTTGGTGGCAATGACCGCCCCGGCGTGATGACTGCGGGGGCGATCAGCACTTATGCCAACAGATTCGGCGTCGCGGCCGGCAAGTCCGTCGCGGTCTTCACCAATGGTAATGCCGGCTATCGGACGGCCGTGGATCTCGTTCGCTGCGGCGTGGGGATTGCGGCGATCATCGATACGAGGCGGGATGCGCCTGATGTCGAGGGCCTGAAGGACGTTCGCATCATCCGCGGCGCGGGTATTGTTGATACAGCGGGCGGGCAGCGTGTAAACTCGCTCGTCTTTGAACGCTCCGGTTATGAGGAGGTGATCGCCTGCGACGCCATCGGCATGTCCGGCGGCTCCAATCCGGTGATCCACCTCGCCTGCCAGCGCGGCGCGCGGCCTGTCTGGTCGGCGGAACTCGATACGTTTCTGGCACCGGATGTGGGTGCGGGACTTTCGGTTGCCGGTGCCGCAGCCGGTCGCTACACCCTGTCCGCTTGCTTAGTCGATGGCGCGGAGAAGGCGCGGGCAATCGCAGCCGATCTCGGTTTTACAGCTGCGACTTTCGACGTGCCGTCGGTGGGCGAGGAGGTCGATCCGTCCTTCACTGCGCTCTGGTATGTGCTGGGTGCAAAGTCGAAGGCCTTCGTCGATTTCCAGAACGATGTTCATGCCCGCGACCTTGGCCTCGCCCTGCGCGAGGGGTTTGGCCATATAGAGCATGCCAAGCGCTATACGACCAATGGCATGGCGACGGATCAGGGCAAACTTTCCGGCGTCAACGCCGCCGGCATTCTGGCGGGCATGCGCGGCGTCAGCCCCGCTGAAGTCGGTATCACGACCTTCCGGCCGTTCTACACGCCGGTTTCGTTCGGGGCGCTGGCCGGCACAGCGCGCGACATGCACGCAGCCCCCAAGCGGGTTTCGCCGCTGCATGGCTGGGCTGAGCGCAACGGGGCGGTCTTTGTCGAGGCCGGCCTCTGGTATCGCTCATCTTGGTTCCCGCGCGAGGGCGAGAAGACGTGGCGGCAGGCGACGGACCGCGAAGTTCTGAACGTGCGCGAAAATGTCGGTCTCTGCGATGTCTCGACGCTGGGCAAGATCGAGGTCTTCGGGACGGATGCGGCTGAGTTCCTGAACAGGCTCTATTGCAATCCGATACTGAAACTGCCGGTCGGCAAGGCGCGCTACGGCCTGATGCTGCGCGAGGATGGCATCGTCTATGACGATGGCACCGTGAGCCGCTTCGGTGAAAACCATTTCTTCGTGACGACGACGACCGGGCTTGCTGTGGGCGTGCTGAGCCATATGGAATATTGCGCCCAGGTGCTTTGGCCGGAACTCGACGTGCGCTTCACCTCCGTCACCGATCAGTGGGCGCAGATGTCGATTGCCGGACCGAAGGCGCGGGAGGTCATGCAAGTTCTGGTCGAGGACGATATTTCCAACGCTGCGTTTCCGTATCTGTCCGCTGGCGCGGTAACGCTGAAAGGCGGCCTCAAGGCGCGTCTTTTCCGCATCTCCTTCTCTGGCGAGCTGGCCTACGAACTGGCTGTTCCTGCCGGTTATGGCGAGAGTGTTGCGGACGCCGTTATGGAGTCCGGCAAGGCGTATGGCATTTGCGCCTATGGGCTTGAGGCGTTGAACGTGCTGCGGCTTGAAAAGGGTTATGTCACCCATGCCGAATTCGATGGACGCGTGACGCCTGATGATGCCGGCTTCGGCCGCATGGTTTCCGCCCAGAAGCCGGACTTCATCGGCAAGAGGCTTTCCACCCGCTATGGCCTGACAGCTGCAGACCGTATGCAGATGGTTGGACTGAAGCCGGTCGAGAAGGACGAGCCCATTCGGGCGGGTGCGCATCTGCTGCGCGAAGGTGCAAAACCCTCAACCATCAATGACCAGGGTTACGTCAGCTCCGCCGGTTTTTCGCCGACGCTGGGTCACGACATCGCGCTCGCTTTCCTGAAATCCGGCCGTGAGCGTTATGGCGAACGCATCGTCGTCTGGGATCGATTGAAGAACGAGGAGACGGTTGCCGAGGTCTGCGACCCCGTTTTCGTCGATCCAGAATCCACAAAGCTCAAGGTGTAA
- a CDS encoding GcvT family protein → MKSHARVVVIGGGVVGCSVLYHLTKFGWTDVVLVERSELTSGSTWHAAGGMHTINGDPNVAKLQKYTVELYKEIEDYSGQDIGLHMTSGLMLAATNERFDWMKSLLAKGKYAGGEATLISSREAYEMMPLLDPDQFVGAVFDPHEGHLDPYGTTHAYAKSAKKNGADIYLHTKVEDLVQREDGSWRVITNKGEIIAEHVVNCGGLWAREVGRMVGLELPVLAMEHMYLITEDMPEVIEFNETSGKELMHCVDFDGEIYIRQERNGMLMGTYEKACRPWSPITTPWDFGHELLAEDLERISSELEVGFRHFPAFNNAGIKKIINGPFTFSPDGNPLVGPVRGMTNFWSACAVMAGFSQGGGVGLALANWMIHGDPGFDVFAMDVCRYGDFATLGYTNAKVRENYSRRFSIRYPNEELPGARPFLTTPIYDKLKAEGAVFGASYGLEQPLWFAPADVEDAFSWRRSTDFETVGAEAKAVRDSVGLMETSGFAKYTITGKGAAAWLDRLLASRIPAPGRMVLAPMLKDDGKLIGDFTLACFGENDFLLIGSGIAEDYHMRWFESHLPEDGSVSLTALNAGLAGLSIAGPNSRAVIEKLTHLDMSDAAFPFMAIRRMDLGMAPAIVGRVSYTGDLGYEIWMKPEYQRYLFDLIMEAGKEFDIRLFGLRALNALRLDKSFGSWSREFRPLYGPLEAGLSRFVALSKETDFIGKAAAAKEKAEGGSLRLRTFVVDAKDADVIGDEPIALNGKVCGWVTSGGYAHASGVSVAIGYVPKEVAEEIDGWSIEILGEDLPARLQSQPLFDANGSRMRS, encoded by the coding sequence ATGAAGAGCCATGCAAGGGTCGTTGTCATCGGCGGCGGCGTCGTTGGATGTTCCGTGCTCTATCACCTCACCAAGTTCGGCTGGACCGATGTCGTGCTGGTCGAGCGCTCCGAACTTACCTCCGGCTCAACCTGGCATGCCGCGGGCGGCATGCACACGATCAACGGCGACCCCAACGTCGCCAAGCTGCAGAAATACACGGTCGAGCTTTACAAGGAGATCGAGGATTATTCAGGCCAGGACATCGGCCTGCACATGACTTCGGGCCTGATGCTTGCCGCCACCAACGAGCGTTTCGACTGGATGAAGTCGCTGCTGGCCAAGGGAAAATATGCCGGCGGCGAGGCGACCCTGATCTCCTCGCGCGAAGCCTATGAGATGATGCCGCTTCTCGACCCCGACCAGTTTGTCGGCGCCGTGTTCGACCCGCATGAAGGTCATCTTGACCCCTACGGCACCACGCATGCCTATGCGAAATCCGCCAAGAAGAACGGTGCGGACATCTATCTGCACACCAAGGTCGAAGACCTCGTGCAGCGCGAGGATGGCAGCTGGCGGGTGATCACCAACAAGGGCGAGATCATCGCCGAGCATGTCGTCAACTGCGGCGGTCTCTGGGCGCGCGAGGTCGGCCGCATGGTCGGGCTCGAGCTGCCAGTGCTCGCCATGGAGCACATGTACCTCATCACCGAGGACATGCCGGAGGTGATCGAGTTCAACGAGACCTCCGGCAAGGAGCTGATGCACTGCGTCGATTTCGATGGCGAGATCTATATCCGCCAGGAGCGCAACGGCATGCTGATGGGCACCTACGAAAAGGCCTGCCGTCCGTGGTCGCCGATCACGACGCCGTGGGATTTCGGCCATGAACTGCTGGCGGAAGACCTGGAGCGGATTTCGAGCGAACTCGAAGTCGGCTTTCGCCATTTCCCGGCCTTCAACAACGCCGGCATCAAGAAGATCATCAACGGTCCCTTCACCTTCTCGCCGGATGGCAATCCGCTGGTCGGGCCGGTGCGCGGCATGACCAATTTCTGGTCGGCCTGCGCCGTCATGGCCGGGTTCAGCCAAGGCGGCGGCGTCGGGCTGGCGCTTGCCAACTGGATGATCCATGGCGATCCGGGCTTCGACGTCTTTGCCATGGATGTCTGCCGCTACGGCGATTTCGCCACGCTCGGCTATACCAACGCCAAGGTGCGCGAAAATTATTCCCGCCGCTTCTCGATCCGCTACCCGAACGAGGAACTGCCGGGTGCGCGTCCCTTCCTGACGACCCCAATCTACGACAAGCTCAAGGCCGAAGGCGCCGTCTTCGGCGCGTCCTACGGGCTGGAACAGCCGCTGTGGTTTGCGCCGGCTGATGTCGAGGATGCCTTCTCCTGGCGCCGTTCGACGGACTTCGAGACAGTCGGCGCAGAAGCAAAGGCCGTGCGCGACAGCGTCGGCCTTATGGAGACCTCGGGCTTTGCGAAATACACCATCACCGGCAAGGGGGCTGCCGCATGGCTCGACCGGCTGCTGGCATCGCGTATTCCGGCTCCCGGCCGCATGGTGCTTGCGCCGATGCTCAAGGATGATGGCAAGCTGATCGGCGATTTCACGCTCGCGTGTTTCGGCGAAAATGACTTCTTGTTGATCGGCTCCGGCATTGCCGAAGATTATCACATGCGCTGGTTCGAGAGCCATTTGCCTGAAGATGGCAGCGTGTCGCTCACGGCGCTGAATGCCGGGTTGGCCGGCCTGTCGATTGCCGGGCCGAATTCCCGCGCCGTGATCGAGAAGCTCACCCATCTCGATATGTCCGATGCTGCTTTCCCCTTCATGGCGATCCGCAGGATGGATCTTGGCATGGCGCCGGCCATCGTCGGCCGTGTCAGCTATACCGGCGATCTCGGGTACGAGATCTGGATGAAACCGGAATATCAGCGCTACCTGTTCGACCTGATCATGGAGGCGGGCAAGGAGTTTGACATTCGCCTCTTCGGTCTTCGGGCGCTGAACGCGCTTCGTCTCGATAAGTCCTTCGGCAGTTGGTCTCGGGAATTCCGGCCGCTCTATGGGCCGCTGGAGGCCGGACTCTCGCGATTCGTCGCTTTGTCGAAGGAGACCGACTTCATCGGCAAGGCGGCAGCGGCGAAGGAAAAAGCCGAAGGCGGGTCGCTTCGCCTGCGCACCTTCGTCGTCGATGCCAAGGATGCCGATGTCATCGGCGACGAACCGATTGCACTGAACGGCAAGGTCTGCGGCTGGGTAACGTCGGGCGGTTATGCCCATGCATCCGGCGTTTCGGTAGCAATCGGCTATGTACCAAAAGAAGTCGCCGAGGAAATTGACGGCTGGTCGATCGAAATTCTCGGCGAGGATTTGCCGGCCCGATTGCAGTCCCAACCGCTCTTCGACGCCAATGGTTCGCGCATGCGCTCGTAA